A single genomic interval of Antechinus flavipes isolate AdamAnt ecotype Samford, QLD, Australia chromosome 1, AdamAnt_v2, whole genome shotgun sequence harbors:
- the LOC127548894 gene encoding vomeronasal type-2 receptor 26-like, translated as MTLPKEKLQGLAEISPKSMTEPGEVNFSVPSAICSASCPAGFRKLPLEGKPPCCFSCSPCSEGEISNYIDAEQCKKCPEDEYPNEQRDHCLLKTVTFLDMNEPWGRAVTAVAVSLSLLTALVLWVFVKFQDTPIVQANNRNLSYLLLTSLSSCFLCSLLFLGRPTTASCLLRQTVFAVVFTVAVSSILAKTIIVVLAFRVTGPGSRMRMFLHPRVPYCVVLICSGIQGLFCAIWLGTHPPFPEADTSSESRHIILTCNEGSAFAFYCVLGYMGFLALGSFTIAFLARNLPDAFNEAKFITFSMLVFCSVWVSFLPTYQSSKGKAVMIVEIFSILASSTGLLGCIFIPKCFVILLTSWENNTKQNKNQRSSRSKNFSFFFNLISLFTPVPCKTIFLSLFLKL; from the exons ATGACCCTGCCCAAGGAGAAGCTTCAGGGTCTTGCTGAGATATCTCCCAAATCTATGACTGAGCCTGGGGAAGTCAACTTCTCT GTCCCCTCTGCCATATGTAGTGCCAGTTGTCCTGCTGGATTCAGGAAGTTGCCTTTGGAGGGGAAGCCTCCTTGTTGCTTTAGTTGCTCCCCATGCTCAGAAGGAGAAATCTCCAATTATATAG ATGCTGAGCAGTGTAAGAAGTGCCCAGAGGATGAATATCCCAATGAGCAGAGAGATCACTGCCTCCTGAAGACTGTGACCTTCCTGGATATGAATGAACCCTGGGGGAGGGCAGTGACAGCTGTAGCTGTTTCACTCTCATTGCTCACGGCCCTGGTTCTGTGGGTCTTTGTGAAGTTCCAAGACACTCCCATAGTCCAAGCCAATAACAGGAACCTCAGCTACCTGCTCCTCACCTCCCTTTCCTCCTGCTTCCTCTGCTCCTTGCTCTTTCTGGGCCGTCCCACAACTGCTTCTTGCCTTCTCCGACAAACAGTATTTGCAGTTGTGTTTACAGTGGCTGTTTCCTCCATTTTGGCCAAAACCATCATAGTGGTTCTGGCTTTCAGGGTGACAGGGCCAGGGAGCAGGATGCGGATGTTCCTTCATCCCAGAGTGCCCTACTGTGTGGTTCTCATCTGCTCCGGAATCCAAGGGCTTTTCTGTGCCATCTGGTTGGGGACCCATCCCCCCTTTCCAGAGGCAGACACAAGCTCTGAATCCAGGCACATCATCCTCACATGTAATGAGGGCTCCGCCTTTGCATTTTACTGTGTCCTGGGCTACATGGGCTTTTTGGCTCTAGGCAGCTTCACCATAGCCTTCCTGGCCAGGAACCTGCCTGATGCCTTCAACGAAGCCAAATTCATCACTTTCAGCATGCTGGTGTTTTGCAGCGTCTGGGTCTCTTTCCTCCCCACATATCAGAGCTCCAAAGGGAAAGCTGTGATGATCGTGGAGATCTTCTCCATCTTGGCCTCCAGTACCGGGTTACTGGGCTGCATTTTTATTCCCAAATGTTTTGTGATTCTCCTGACATCATGGGAAAATAACACAAAACAGAACAAGAATCAAAGGAGTTCCAGGagcaagaatttttcttttttttttaatttgatatcttTATTTACCCCTGTTCCAtgcaaaacaatatttttatctttatttttaaagctttga